One Jeotgalibaca porci genomic region harbors:
- the eno gene encoding phosphopyruvate hydratase encodes MPFITDILAREVLDSRGNPTIEVEVYTEGGAFGRGMVPSGASTGEHEAVELRDGDKDRYLGKGVQKAVENVELIADALIGFDVRDQLAIDQTMIALDGTPNKGKLGANAILGVSIAVAHAAAEYLDVPLYQYLGGFNSKVLPTPMMNIINGGSHSSAPIAFQEFMILPVGAPTFKEALRWGAEIFHKLASILKARGLDTSVGDEGGFAPRFEGTEDGVETILEAIKAVGLEPGKDVFLGFDCAASEFYEDGIYNYAKFEGENGAKRTAAEQVDFLEELVNKYPIISIEDGMDENDWDGWKLLTERLGERVQLVGDDLFVTNTEILAKGIKNHIGNSILIKVNQIGTLTETFEAIEMAKKAGYTAVISHRSGETEDATIADIAVATNAGQIKTGSLSRTDRIAKYNQLLRIEDQLGELAVYEGLEAFYNLENK; translated from the coding sequence ATGCCATTCATTACAGATATTTTGGCTAGAGAAGTACTTGATTCACGCGGTAACCCAACAATTGAGGTTGAAGTTTACACAGAAGGTGGCGCATTTGGTCGCGGTATGGTTCCTTCAGGAGCTTCTACTGGTGAGCACGAAGCAGTAGAACTACGTGACGGAGACAAAGACCGTTACCTAGGAAAAGGTGTTCAAAAAGCTGTTGAGAACGTTGAATTAATCGCTGACGCGCTTATCGGTTTTGACGTAAGAGACCAACTAGCTATCGACCAAACAATGATCGCTTTAGATGGAACTCCTAACAAAGGTAAATTGGGTGCGAACGCTATTCTTGGTGTTTCCATCGCTGTTGCTCATGCAGCTGCAGAATACCTAGATGTACCATTGTACCAATACTTAGGTGGATTCAACTCTAAAGTATTGCCAACTCCAATGATGAACATCATCAATGGTGGATCTCACTCATCTGCACCAATCGCTTTCCAAGAATTCATGATTCTTCCAGTTGGCGCACCTACATTCAAAGAAGCACTACGTTGGGGAGCAGAAATCTTCCACAAACTAGCTTCAATCCTTAAAGCTCGCGGACTAGATACATCTGTTGGTGACGAAGGTGGATTTGCTCCACGTTTCGAAGGAACTGAAGACGGTGTTGAAACAATTCTAGAAGCAATCAAAGCTGTTGGTTTAGAGCCAGGTAAAGATGTATTCTTAGGTTTTGACTGTGCTGCATCAGAATTCTACGAAGACGGTATTTACAACTACGCTAAATTCGAAGGTGAAAACGGTGCTAAACGTACTGCTGCTGAACAAGTAGATTTCCTAGAAGAATTAGTTAACAAATACCCAATCATCTCTATTGAAGATGGTATGGACGAAAACGACTGGGACGGCTGGAAACTATTGACAGAACGTCTAGGCGAAAGAGTTCAATTAGTTGGTGACGACTTGTTCGTTACAAACACTGAAATCCTAGCAAAAGGTATCAAAAACCATATCGGTAACTCAATCCTAATCAAAGTTAACCAAATCGGTACTTTGACAGAAACATTTGAAGCAATCGAAATGGCTAAAAAAGCTGGTTACACTGCTGTTATCTCTCACCGTTCAGGTGAAACAGAAGACGCAACAATCGCTGATATCGCTGTTGCAACAAACGCTGGACAAATCAAAACAGGTTCATTGAGCCGTACTGACCGTATTGCTAAATACAACCAATTGCTACGTATCGAAGACCAATTGGGTGAATTAGCTGTTTACGAAGGTCTAGAAGCATTCTACAACCTAGAAAACAAATAA